The window CCGGAGGTGACACGAAAGATTTCGTTCTCACCTTCCCTGACCTCGACGATGAACCGTTGTACTCGCCGGTCAGACTGGTACTCGCGCTAGAACTTTGCACCGAAAATGACCTGTGGGATTTTTAAGCTTCAATAAAGAGTAAAACCAATAATATTTTGGTTTCGGCCCTTGTATTGTGAATTCACATTCATACTGCAAGGGCTTTTTTGTTTTATCAGGTTAATAACTTGCAAGCAATTAGTCGTACTGTAACTTACCAATTTAATAGAAGAGATTAGGTCTCACTAACTGGCGACTGAATTCACACAATGGCCGGGCTGGTGTGGACATCTTGGCTTACTCAACATCCCGTGGTTGTAACAATAAATCTATCCCATCCAATATTTGCCGTACCCGCTTACGGGAAAGCGTCCCGATTTTTTCATCTAGCGCTTGCTTATCCACGGTAAATATCTGCGAAATATTCACAACGCTTTGCTTGGGTAGATTTGCCTCACCCTTCTCCAAAAGGATATTCCCT of the Anaerolineae bacterium genome contains:
- a CDS encoding type II toxin-antitoxin system PemK/MazF family toxin, with amino-acid sequence MVINQGDVFWVELEEPSGSEPGYRHPHVVVQNNVFNQSRINTVVVCVLTSHLKRAEAPGNILLEKGEANLPKQSVVNISQIFTVDKQALDEKIGTLSRKRVRQILDGIDLLLQPRDVE